A region of the Sphingobium yanoikuyae genome:
GTTCTTGTTGCGGTGGTGAAGCCATCTTTCGCGCTGGCTGTGAACGGCAAGATAAGGTCATTCCCGGCGACTAGATAGATGATTGAATGCAATCGGTGCGAAGGAGAGATCTATGGCTGCGCGTCCCTACTGGAAAGGCCAGATCCGACTGGCACTCGTCTCTATCCCTGTCGAAATCTATTCGGCGACGAGAAGCGGCGCCACGATCGCGTTCAACCAGATTCATGAACCCTCGGGCCAGCGCATCAAATATGAGAAGGTTGTACCGGGCATCGGTCCGGTCGATATCGATGAGATCGTCAAGGGCTTCGAGTATGCCAAGGGCGAATATGTCCTCCTCGACGATGACGAGATCGAGGGGGTCAAGCTGGAGAGTAAGAAAACGCTCGAGCTGACCCAGTTCGTCGACAGCCACGATATCGACGCCATCTATTTCGAGAAGCCCTATTATGTCGTGCCCGCAGACGATCTTGCCGAGGAAGCCTTCATCGTCCTGCGCGAGGCACTCCGCCGGACACGCAAGATCGGTCTCGGCCAGCTCGCTATGCGCGGGCGGGAATATGTCGTCAGCATCAAGGCCTGCGGACGCGGGATGGTGATGGAGACGCTGCGCTATGCCGACGAGGTCAACAAGGCGACGAGCTACTTCCGCCAGATCGGCGACGCGGATCCGGACGACGAACTGCTCGACCTTGCGACCACGCTGATCGACAAGAAGACCGGCAAGTTTGATGCGAGCGAGTTCCACGATCGCTATGCCGACGCGCTCAAGGAGCTGATCGAGCGCAAGAAGAAGGGCAAAACACTCAATATCGAGAGCGACGACAAGGGTGGCGATGCGCGCGGCTCCAATGTCGTCGACCTGATGGCGGCGCTCAAGAATTCGCTCGGGTCATCGGGTGGCGGGTCGTCCAAGACAGCGGCGAAGAAAACGACCAAGACCGCCGCGAAGACGGCCGCCAAGAAGACCGAGACCAAGCCGAAACCGGCTGCGCGCAAGCGGGCCTGATCGATGGCCAACAGATCGGACCCAGGATCGGCGCTGGTCGACGACGATGCCGCATTCGCCGAGGGCGCGATCACGCTGTGGGCCAATCTGCTCACGTTGATCGGAACGCATCTTCGCGAGTCAGGCACACCCCGTCAGGCGGTGCTCGACATGCTCACCATGTTGCACGAGACCAACGAAGAGACGATCCGGTCGCCGCGCGCCCGCGCCGTCGCCTCGCGTCATCTGATGTCGGTGTATCGTGCGCTTGGCGAAGCCTGACCTCTCAGGCGTTCGGACCGAAGCGCCGCCGTTCGGGATCGCGAACGCAGCGGAAGCGATCCTTGATGTGCTCATTGAAGAAGGTTCCCGCCGACGCCGCGTGACAAAAGGCTTCGAACAGCGCGGCCGGAACCCCGTGATAGAAGTATTTGCCGGTATCGCGAAACGAGATCGACAGCGTGCCGGCGTCGTCATAGCCGATGCGGTCTATCATCGAGGATTGCGGGAAGCGTTGCGCGCGCATAGCCGGAGAAGCGCGTATCATCACAGGTCGTTCCGGTCGTTGCGTCAGCCCGAATCCGCGAGACGCCAAGCCGGCCCTGCCGGATCGGCGGAGGCCCCCGTTGCTGGTCGATCATGAGATGACCGGGATCAGCGACGAACAGCTTCGCGAGATGGCCCAGCACCGGGGGCTGAGGCTGGTCAAGTCGCGGCGGCGCAAGCCCGGCACGGGCGATTTCGGCAAATACGGACTGACGGATATGGGCGGGGAAGCTCTGCTCGGCATCGGAGCCGATGGCCTGACCGCGAGCGCCGATGACATTCAGGACTATCTGCGCAGCAGCGAGCAAAACACGTGGAAGCAGTCGGCCGATACGACGCCCGATCGACCTGCTCGTAAGGAGACACCCCGCCCGCCCGAGCCGGAGAAGGAAGACGAGCCCATCCGCCGCCGTGCCAAACGCATATCGCCGGATCGTCCGGCGCGGCGGGAACAAGAAGAATCGGCGCCGGCGCGACCTAAGACTCCCTCGAAAGCCAAACCAAGACCGTCCCTTCGGCTCGTTCCAAAAGCTGCGCCGGAGCCAGAATCGGAGCCCGAACCCGGGCCCGCACCCCAACCGGTGCTGCGGGTTCGCGCGGCCACCACAGAGGATGCCGATGCGCTTGCGGCCCTGCTAAGCCAGCTCGGTGGGGTCTCTCTGGAGAGCGCCGACGTCGCCGCTAATCTCACCAGCGCCCGCAAGGCCAGGGCCGGCATGGTCGTGGCAGACCTAGGTGAGATCGTCGGCTGTTGCGGGTGGGCGGTCGTCGCGACTGTCCATCGTGGCGCCGTCGGCCGGTTGACCGCGCTGGTCGTCGACAAGGCGCATCGTCGCCGGGGCGTCGGAACGGCGATGCTGGAAGCCGCCGAAACCGCGCTGGCAAAGGCCGGCTGCGGCCAGATCGAGGCGATGAGTGATATCACGATCAACAACAGCCACAATTTCTTCCGCTCTTTGAAGTTCGAGCAGGCGAGCTATCGGTTCGTCCGAACGATCAGCGAACAGGCATCCGGGGAACGAGTCCGCGGCGGCGAGGATTAAGTAGGCGATCGATCGGAACCACCATGGCACGAGGCTCGATAACGAAAAGCAGTCCGGCAGAGGAGCGTCTCGCCAAATATCGCGCCAAGCGCGATTTTGCGCGCACCGCCGAGCCGTCGGGCGCGACCGAGCCCACGAATGGTAACGGGTTCGTCGTCCAGAAGCACGCCGCCTCCC
Encoded here:
- a CDS encoding Ku protein, which encodes MAARPYWKGQIRLALVSIPVEIYSATRSGATIAFNQIHEPSGQRIKYEKVVPGIGPVDIDEIVKGFEYAKGEYVLLDDDEIEGVKLESKKTLELTQFVDSHDIDAIYFEKPYYVVPADDLAEEAFIVLREALRRTRKIGLGQLAMRGREYVVSIKACGRGMVMETLRYADEVNKATSYFRQIGDADPDDELLDLATTLIDKKTGKFDASEFHDRYADALKELIERKKKGKTLNIESDDKGGDARGSNVVDLMAALKNSLGSSGGGSSKTAAKKTTKTAAKTAAKKTETKPKPAARKRA
- a CDS encoding KTSC domain-containing protein — encoded protein: MIDRIGYDDAGTLSISFRDTGKYFYHGVPAALFEAFCHAASAGTFFNEHIKDRFRCVRDPERRRFGPNA
- a CDS encoding GNAT family N-acetyltransferase, with protein sequence MLVDHEMTGISDEQLREMAQHRGLRLVKSRRRKPGTGDFGKYGLTDMGGEALLGIGADGLTASADDIQDYLRSSEQNTWKQSADTTPDRPARKETPRPPEPEKEDEPIRRRAKRISPDRPARREQEESAPARPKTPSKAKPRPSLRLVPKAAPEPESEPEPGPAPQPVLRVRAATTEDADALAALLSQLGGVSLESADVAANLTSARKARAGMVVADLGEIVGCCGWAVVATVHRGAVGRLTALVVDKAHRRRGVGTAMLEAAETALAKAGCGQIEAMSDITINNSHNFFRSLKFEQASYRFVRTISEQASGERVRGGED